Proteins encoded by one window of Funiculus sociatus GB2-C1:
- a CDS encoding class I SAM-dependent methyltransferase has protein sequence MSNEKQSIRKGYEEYSVKGFYEQFGDEYRNPQEAAVQEVLQLSVNKWQLDLQKVLDLACGSGEVTLTLQNLGCTNIDGIDPYTYNAYLKRTLQEAEPYTFEDIASGVLHDRHYSLIVCSFALHLLSESRLPVVAYQLSLISDSIVIITPHKRPHLKPEWGWNFVEEIMFNRVRSRLYKAILFG, from the coding sequence ATGAGCAATGAGAAACAATCTATTAGAAAAGGATACGAAGAATATAGCGTCAAAGGTTTCTACGAGCAATTTGGTGATGAGTATAGAAATCCTCAAGAGGCGGCAGTTCAAGAGGTTTTACAGCTATCAGTTAATAAATGGCAGCTAGATTTACAGAAGGTATTAGATTTAGCTTGTGGCAGCGGTGAAGTTACTTTGACACTGCAAAATTTAGGCTGCACTAACATTGATGGCATCGATCCATACACCTACAATGCTTATTTGAAACGCACTCTCCAAGAAGCTGAACCCTATACCTTTGAGGACATTGCTTCTGGAGTCCTCCATGACCGACATTATAGTTTGATTGTTTGCAGCTTTGCTTTGCATTTGTTGAGTGAGTCACGTTTACCAGTAGTCGCCTACCAGTTGAGTTTGATTTCCGACTCAATAGTTATCATTACCCCTCATAAGCGCCCTCACTTGAAGCCCGAATGGGGATGGAACTTCGTGGAGGAGATTATGTTTAACAGGGTGCGATCGCGTCTCTATAAGGCAATACTTTTCGGTTAA